From Carya illinoinensis cultivar Pawnee chromosome 5, C.illinoinensisPawnee_v1, whole genome shotgun sequence, one genomic window encodes:
- the LOC122310498 gene encoding uncharacterized protein LOC122310498 isoform X2, producing the protein MEQKHVLLSALSVGVGLGVGLGLSSGQTVSKWVGGNWPLEEISEEQIEQELMRLVVDGKESKVTFDEFPYYLSERTRELLTSAAYVHLKHTDFSKYTRNLSPASRAILLSGPAELYQQMLAKALAHHFESKLLLLDVNDFSLKMQSKYGCAKKEPSFKRSISEMTMERMSSLFGSFSILPPRGETKGTLQRQSSAMDIKSRAIEGSGNPSKLRRNASAMSDMSSISSQAPLKRTSSWCFDEKLFLQSLYKVLVSMSETGSIILYLRDVEHLLIPSQRLYNLFNKLLKKLSGSVLILGSRMLDPEDDCREVDERLTLLFPYNIEIKSPEDETHLVSWKALLEEDMKMIQFQDNKNHIAEVLGANDIECDDLGSICRADTMVLSNYIEEIVVSAISYHLMNNKDPEYRNGKLVISSKSLSHGLSIFQEGTSGGKDTLKTNAESSKETEGEEAVGAKTESKSETPGPENKSETEKSVPGMKKDGENAPAPKPEVPPDNEFEKRIRSEVIPANEIGVTFADIGALDEIKESLQELVMLPLRRPDLFKGGLLKPCRGILLFGPPGTGKTMLAKAIANEAGASFINVSMSTITSKWFGEDEKNVRALFTLAAKVSPTIIFVDEVDSMLGQRTRVGEHEAMRKIKNEFMMHWDGLLTKPGERILVLAATNRPFDLDEAIIRRFERRIMVGLPSIESREMILRTLLAKEKVENLDFKELATMTEGYSGSDLKNLCITAAYRPVRELIQQERLKDTEKKNKDAEGKSSEGTSETKEEDEDDRVITLRPLDMEDMRQAKNQVAASFAAEGSVMSELKQWNDLYGEGGSRKKQQLTYFL; encoded by the exons ATGGAGCAGAAGCACGTTTTGTTGTCCGCTTTGAGCGTTGGGGTTGGGCTTGGGGTGGGGCTGGGGTTAAGTTCTGGACAGACAGTGAGCAAATGGGTCGGCGGGAATTGGCCGCTGGAAGAGATTTCAGAGGAGCAGATTGAGCAAGAGCTTATGAGGCTGGTGGTGGATGGGAAAGAAAGCAAAGTCACATTTGATGAGTTTCCTTATTACCTAAG TGAGAGAACCCGGGAGTTATTGACAAGTGCTGCATACGTTCATTTAAAGCATACAGACTTTTCCAAATATACACGGAACCTTTCACCTGCAAGTAGGGCTATTTTGCTCTCAGGACCCGCCG AACTTTACCAGCAAATGCTAGCCAAGGCTTTAGCACATCACTTTGAGTCAAAGTTGCTGTTGCTTGATGTCAATGACTTTTCTCTGAAG ATGCAGAGCAAATATGGTTGTGCCAAAAAAGAACCT TCGTTCAAGAGGTCCATTTCAGAAATGACAATGGAGCGAATGTCCAGTTTGTTTGGTTCCTTTTCAATCCTTCCTCCAAGGGGGGAAACTAAag GCACATTGCAGCGGCAAAGCAGTGCCATGGATATTAAATCAAG GGCTATTGAAGGGTCTGGTAATCCTTCAAAACTTCGGAGGAATGCCTCTGCCATGTCTGATATGAGTAGCATCAGTTCTCAAG CTCCACTCAAGCGCACAAGCAGCTGGTGCTTTGATGAAAAGCTTTTTCTGCAGTCACTTTACAAG GTCTTGGTTTCAATGTCAGAAACTGGTTCCATTATTTTATACCTCAGGGACGTTGAACATCTTTTAATCCCATCACAAAGATTGTACAATTTGTTCAACAAATTGTTAAAGAAACTCTCGGGCTCAGTGCTGATACTTGGTTCCCGGATGTTGGACCCAGAAGATGATTGTAGAGAAGTGGATGAGAGGCTCACACTTTTATTCCCATACAATATTGAGATTAAATCCCCTGAAGATGAGACTCATCTTGTCAGCTGGAAAGCCCTACTGGAAGAGGATATGAAGATGATCCAGTTTCAAGATAACAAAAACCACATTGCCGAAGTACTAGGGGCAAATGATATTGAATGCGATGATTTGGGTTCAATCTGCCGTGCTGACACAATGGTTCTCAGTAACTACATAGAAGAAATTGTGGTATCAGCAATATCTTATCATTTGATGAATAACAAGGATCCAGAATACCGAAATGGAAAACTTGTTATATCATCTAAGag CTTGTCCCATGGATTGAGCATATTTCAGGAGGGCACAAGTGGTGGAAAAGACACTCTCAAAACTAATGCGGAATCTTCAAAG GAAACTGAAGGGGAAGAGGCCGTTGGTGCAAAGACTGAATCAAAATCTGAAACCCCTGGACCTGAGAACAAAAGTGAGACTGAGAAATCAGTCCCTGGGATGAAGAAGGATGGTGAGAATGCACCAGCACCAAAGCCG GAAGTTCCTCCTGATAATGAGTTTGAGAAGCGCATAAGGTCTGAGGTTATCCCTGCCAATGAGATTGGAGTGACATTTGCAGATATCGGTGCCTTGGATGAGATTAAAGAATCACTTCAGGAGTTGGTCATGCTCCCTCTTCGAAGACCAGACCTTTTCAAAGGAGGCCTTCTCAAACCTTGCAGAGGTATATTACTTTTCGGGCCTCCTGGAACTGGAAAAACAATGCTGGCAAAAGCTATTGCTAATGAAGCTGGTGCAAGTTTCATCAATGTCTCAATGTCCACTATCACTTCAAAATGGTTCGGGGAGGATGAAAAGAATGTTCGAGCTTTATTCACACTTGCAGCAAAGGTGTCCCcaacaattatttttgtagatGAGGTTGACAGCATGCTTGGGCAGAGGACTAGAGTTGGGGAACATGAGGCCATGCGCAAGATTAAAAATGAATTCATGATGCACTGGGATGGGCTGTTGACAAAACCTGGTGAGCGAATCCTTGTTCTTGCTGCGACCAACAGGCCATTTGACCTTGATGAAGCAATTATTAGGCGGTTTGAGCGAAG AATCATGGTTGGTCTTCCATCCATTGAGAGCAGGGAAATGATCTTGAGGACTCTTCTGgcaaaagaaaaagttgaaaatctaGACTTTAAGGAGCTTGCAACCATGACAGAAGGATATAGTGGCAGCGATCTAAAG AATTTGTGCATAACTGCAGCTTATCGACCTGTTAGGGAGTTAATACAACAGGAGAGATTGAAGGATACG gagaagaagaataaagatgCAGAAGGCAAGAGCTCAGAAGGTACTTCAGAGacaaaggaagaagatgaagatgaccGAGTAATTACCTTGAGGCCTTTGGACATGGAAGATATGAGGCAGGCGAAGAATCAG GTTGCTGCAAGTTTTGCTGCAGAGGGGTCGGTTATGAGTGAGCTGAAGCAGTGGAACGATCTATATGGGGAAGGAGGTTCAAGGAAGAAGCAACAACTAACTTACTTTCTATAG
- the LOC122310498 gene encoding uncharacterized protein LOC122310498 isoform X1 — protein sequence MEQKHVLLSALSVGVGLGVGLGLSSGQTVSKWVGGNWPLEEISEEQIEQELMRLVVDGKESKVTFDEFPYYLSERTRELLTSAAYVHLKHTDFSKYTRNLSPASRAILLSGPAELYQQMLAKALAHHFESKLLLLDVNDFSLKMQSKYGCAKKEPSFKRSISEMTMERMSSLFGSFSILPPRGETKGTLQRQSSAMDIKSRAIEGSGNPSKLRRNASAMSDMSSISSQGDPTNPAPLKRTSSWCFDEKLFLQSLYKVLVSMSETGSIILYLRDVEHLLIPSQRLYNLFNKLLKKLSGSVLILGSRMLDPEDDCREVDERLTLLFPYNIEIKSPEDETHLVSWKALLEEDMKMIQFQDNKNHIAEVLGANDIECDDLGSICRADTMVLSNYIEEIVVSAISYHLMNNKDPEYRNGKLVISSKSLSHGLSIFQEGTSGGKDTLKTNAESSKETEGEEAVGAKTESKSETPGPENKSETEKSVPGMKKDGENAPAPKPEVPPDNEFEKRIRSEVIPANEIGVTFADIGALDEIKESLQELVMLPLRRPDLFKGGLLKPCRGILLFGPPGTGKTMLAKAIANEAGASFINVSMSTITSKWFGEDEKNVRALFTLAAKVSPTIIFVDEVDSMLGQRTRVGEHEAMRKIKNEFMMHWDGLLTKPGERILVLAATNRPFDLDEAIIRRFERRIMVGLPSIESREMILRTLLAKEKVENLDFKELATMTEGYSGSDLKNLCITAAYRPVRELIQQERLKDTEKKNKDAEGKSSEGTSETKEEDEDDRVITLRPLDMEDMRQAKNQVAASFAAEGSVMSELKQWNDLYGEGGSRKKQQLTYFL from the exons ATGGAGCAGAAGCACGTTTTGTTGTCCGCTTTGAGCGTTGGGGTTGGGCTTGGGGTGGGGCTGGGGTTAAGTTCTGGACAGACAGTGAGCAAATGGGTCGGCGGGAATTGGCCGCTGGAAGAGATTTCAGAGGAGCAGATTGAGCAAGAGCTTATGAGGCTGGTGGTGGATGGGAAAGAAAGCAAAGTCACATTTGATGAGTTTCCTTATTACCTAAG TGAGAGAACCCGGGAGTTATTGACAAGTGCTGCATACGTTCATTTAAAGCATACAGACTTTTCCAAATATACACGGAACCTTTCACCTGCAAGTAGGGCTATTTTGCTCTCAGGACCCGCCG AACTTTACCAGCAAATGCTAGCCAAGGCTTTAGCACATCACTTTGAGTCAAAGTTGCTGTTGCTTGATGTCAATGACTTTTCTCTGAAG ATGCAGAGCAAATATGGTTGTGCCAAAAAAGAACCT TCGTTCAAGAGGTCCATTTCAGAAATGACAATGGAGCGAATGTCCAGTTTGTTTGGTTCCTTTTCAATCCTTCCTCCAAGGGGGGAAACTAAag GCACATTGCAGCGGCAAAGCAGTGCCATGGATATTAAATCAAG GGCTATTGAAGGGTCTGGTAATCCTTCAAAACTTCGGAGGAATGCCTCTGCCATGTCTGATATGAGTAGCATCAGTTCTCAAGGTGATCCAACAAATCCAG CTCCACTCAAGCGCACAAGCAGCTGGTGCTTTGATGAAAAGCTTTTTCTGCAGTCACTTTACAAG GTCTTGGTTTCAATGTCAGAAACTGGTTCCATTATTTTATACCTCAGGGACGTTGAACATCTTTTAATCCCATCACAAAGATTGTACAATTTGTTCAACAAATTGTTAAAGAAACTCTCGGGCTCAGTGCTGATACTTGGTTCCCGGATGTTGGACCCAGAAGATGATTGTAGAGAAGTGGATGAGAGGCTCACACTTTTATTCCCATACAATATTGAGATTAAATCCCCTGAAGATGAGACTCATCTTGTCAGCTGGAAAGCCCTACTGGAAGAGGATATGAAGATGATCCAGTTTCAAGATAACAAAAACCACATTGCCGAAGTACTAGGGGCAAATGATATTGAATGCGATGATTTGGGTTCAATCTGCCGTGCTGACACAATGGTTCTCAGTAACTACATAGAAGAAATTGTGGTATCAGCAATATCTTATCATTTGATGAATAACAAGGATCCAGAATACCGAAATGGAAAACTTGTTATATCATCTAAGag CTTGTCCCATGGATTGAGCATATTTCAGGAGGGCACAAGTGGTGGAAAAGACACTCTCAAAACTAATGCGGAATCTTCAAAG GAAACTGAAGGGGAAGAGGCCGTTGGTGCAAAGACTGAATCAAAATCTGAAACCCCTGGACCTGAGAACAAAAGTGAGACTGAGAAATCAGTCCCTGGGATGAAGAAGGATGGTGAGAATGCACCAGCACCAAAGCCG GAAGTTCCTCCTGATAATGAGTTTGAGAAGCGCATAAGGTCTGAGGTTATCCCTGCCAATGAGATTGGAGTGACATTTGCAGATATCGGTGCCTTGGATGAGATTAAAGAATCACTTCAGGAGTTGGTCATGCTCCCTCTTCGAAGACCAGACCTTTTCAAAGGAGGCCTTCTCAAACCTTGCAGAGGTATATTACTTTTCGGGCCTCCTGGAACTGGAAAAACAATGCTGGCAAAAGCTATTGCTAATGAAGCTGGTGCAAGTTTCATCAATGTCTCAATGTCCACTATCACTTCAAAATGGTTCGGGGAGGATGAAAAGAATGTTCGAGCTTTATTCACACTTGCAGCAAAGGTGTCCCcaacaattatttttgtagatGAGGTTGACAGCATGCTTGGGCAGAGGACTAGAGTTGGGGAACATGAGGCCATGCGCAAGATTAAAAATGAATTCATGATGCACTGGGATGGGCTGTTGACAAAACCTGGTGAGCGAATCCTTGTTCTTGCTGCGACCAACAGGCCATTTGACCTTGATGAAGCAATTATTAGGCGGTTTGAGCGAAG AATCATGGTTGGTCTTCCATCCATTGAGAGCAGGGAAATGATCTTGAGGACTCTTCTGgcaaaagaaaaagttgaaaatctaGACTTTAAGGAGCTTGCAACCATGACAGAAGGATATAGTGGCAGCGATCTAAAG AATTTGTGCATAACTGCAGCTTATCGACCTGTTAGGGAGTTAATACAACAGGAGAGATTGAAGGATACG gagaagaagaataaagatgCAGAAGGCAAGAGCTCAGAAGGTACTTCAGAGacaaaggaagaagatgaagatgaccGAGTAATTACCTTGAGGCCTTTGGACATGGAAGATATGAGGCAGGCGAAGAATCAG GTTGCTGCAAGTTTTGCTGCAGAGGGGTCGGTTATGAGTGAGCTGAAGCAGTGGAACGATCTATATGGGGAAGGAGGTTCAAGGAAGAAGCAACAACTAACTTACTTTCTATAG
- the LOC122310499 gene encoding reticulon-like protein B3 yields MADHAGEPESLLEKITRHDDDLSSSSDSDSDDNSKPFEASKSKIFRLFGREQPIHKVFGGGKSADVVLWRNKKISAVVLCGATVLWVLFELLEYHLVTLVCHMIILYLTILFFWSNAPTFIKKSPLRIPEVRLPENCVLEVASAVRIEINRALAVLRDIASGRNLKTFLGVVAGLWILSRVGKWCNFLTSFYIGFILLHTLPVLYEKYEDQVDSFAEMTMAEINKQYAVFDAKVLSKIPMPLKDKKKD; encoded by the exons ATGGCCGATCATGCAGGCGAACCGGAATCACTGTTGGAAAAGATCACCCGTCACGACGATGACTTGTCGTCTTCCTCTGACTCCGATTCCGACGACAACTCCAAGCCCTTCGAAGCATCCAAATCCAAGATTTTCAGGCTCTTCGGCCGTGAACAGCCCATCCACAAAGTATTCGGTGGTGGCAAAT CTGCTGATGTTGTCCTGTGGAGGAACAAGAAAATATCCGCGGTTGTGCTTTGTGGTGCCACCGTATTGTGGGTTCTATTTGAGTTGCTTGAATATCACCTAGTCACTCTGGTCTGCCATATGATAATACTCTATTTGACAATCCTTTTCTTCTGGTCCAACGCACCCACCTTTATTAAAAA GTCTCCACTGCGCATCCCGGAAGTACGACTTCCCGAGAATTGTGTCCTTGAGGTTGCCTCCGCGGTGAGAATTGAAATTAATCGGGCATTGGCTGTATTGCGGGATATTGCATCTGGAAGAAATTTGAAGACGTTTCTAGGG GTTGTTGCTGGGTTGTGGATCCTGTCACGTGTTGGGAAATGGTGCAACTTCCTGACCTCGTTCTATATAG GCTTTATATTACTGCACACGCTACCTGTGCTGTATGAGAAGTATGAGGACCAGGTTGATTCTTTTGCCGAGATGACAATGGCTGAGATCAACAAGCAGTATGCAGTGTTTGATGCTAAGGTTTTGAGCAAAATTCCGATGCCATTAAAAGATAAGAAGAAGGATTAG